The proteins below come from a single Dasypus novemcinctus isolate mDasNov1 chromosome 22, mDasNov1.1.hap2, whole genome shotgun sequence genomic window:
- the SIRT5 gene encoding NAD-dependent protein deacylase sirtuin-5, mitochondrial isoform X2, protein MADFRKVFAKAKHIVIITGAGVSAESGVPTFRGAGGYWRKWQAQDLATPQAFARDPSRVWEFYHYRREVMQSKDPNPGHLAIAQCEARLQEQGRRVVVVTQNIDELHRKAGTKNLLEIHGSLFKTQCTSCGNVAENYKSPICPALSGKGAPDPETQDARIPVEKLPRCEEAGCGALLRPHVVWFGENLDPAILDEVDRELALCDLCLVVGTSSVVYPAAMFAPQVAARGVPVAEFNMETTPATSRFRFHFQGPCGTTLPEALARHETETVS, encoded by the exons ATGGCAGATTTTCGGAAGGTTTTTGCAAAAGCAAAGCACATAGTCATCATTACAGGGGCTGGTGTTAGTGCTGAAAGTGGGGTTCCAACTTTCAGAGGAGCTGGAGGATACTGGAGAAAATGGCAAGCTCAG gacctGGCCACTCCACAGGCCTTTGCCCGAGACCCGTCCCGTGTGTGGGAGTTCTACCACTACCGGCGGGAGGTCATGCAAAGCAAGGACCCAAACCCCGGGCACCTCGCCATTGCCCAGTGTGAGGCCCGGCTGCAAGAGCAGGGCCGACGGGTCGTGGTTGTCACCCAGAACATCGATGAGCTGCACCGCAAGGCTGGCACCAAGAACCTTCTGGAAATCCACG GTAGCTTATTTAAAACTCAGTGTACCTCTTGTGGAAATGTGGCAGAGAATTATAAGAGTCCAATTTGTCCGGCTTTATCAGGAAAAGG AGCTCCAGATCCTGAAACTCAAGATGCTAGAATCCCAGTTGAAAAACTTCCCCG GTGTGAAGAGGCCGGGTGTGGGGCCCTGCTGCGGCCACATGTCGTGTGGTTTGGAGAAAATCTGGATCCTGCCATTCTGGACGAGGTTGACAGAGAGCTCGCCCTCTGTGACTTATGTCTAGTG GTGGGAACCTCCTCTGTGGTCTATCCTGCCGCCATGTTTGCCCCCCAGGTGGCTGCCAGGGGTGTGCCAGTGGCCGAATTTAACATGGAAACCACCCCAGCCACGAGCCGCTTCAG gtttcatttCCAGGGCCCCTGTGGTACCACTCTCCCGGAAGCCCTGGCCCGCCATGAAACTGAAACTGTTTCCTAG